From Marivirga harenae, one genomic window encodes:
- the floA gene encoding flotillin-like protein FloA (flotillin-like protein involved in membrane lipid rafts), protein MDTSLIFIVIAGIVLFFVFLYFVPINLWITAIFSGVKVGLFELVFMRIRKVPPRIIVESMITATKAGLEVTTNELETHYLAGGNVPNVIKALISADKANITLGFKQATAIDLAGRDVFEAVQISVNPKVITTPKVAAVAADGIQLIAIARVTVRANIQQLVGGAGEDTILARVGEGIVTSIGSANSHKNVLENPDKISKLVLQRGLDAGTAFEILSIDIADVDVGANIGAKLQTDQASADLKVAEAKAEERRAMAVAEEQEMKAKAQEARAKVIEAEAQVPQAIAESFRSGNLGIMDYYRMQNIQADTDMRDSISGSDKGSSSAKKSSGGKKGDDK, encoded by the coding sequence ATGGACACTTCATTAATTTTTATTGTTATAGCAGGAATAGTCTTATTTTTCGTATTCCTGTACTTTGTACCTATAAACCTGTGGATTACTGCAATTTTCTCAGGTGTTAAAGTAGGTTTATTCGAACTGGTTTTTATGCGAATCAGAAAGGTTCCTCCTCGAATTATAGTGGAATCAATGATTACTGCGACCAAAGCTGGATTAGAAGTGACCACCAATGAACTGGAAACCCACTACCTGGCCGGTGGTAATGTACCCAATGTCATCAAGGCATTAATATCTGCAGATAAGGCCAATATTACACTAGGATTCAAACAAGCCACTGCAATTGACTTAGCAGGTAGAGATGTATTTGAAGCAGTTCAAATTTCAGTTAATCCGAAAGTAATCACTACCCCTAAAGTAGCAGCAGTTGCGGCAGATGGTATTCAATTAATTGCGATTGCAAGAGTTACTGTTAGAGCTAACATTCAACAATTGGTCGGGGGAGCAGGAGAAGATACTATTCTAGCCAGAGTGGGTGAAGGTATCGTAACTTCAATTGGTTCTGCTAATTCACATAAAAACGTATTGGAAAACCCTGATAAGATATCGAAATTAGTATTGCAAAGAGGTTTGGATGCAGGAACTGCTTTTGAAATTCTATCTATTGATATTGCAGATGTGGATGTAGGAGCCAATATTGGAGCGAAACTACAAACAGACCAAGCATCTGCCGACTTAAAAGTAGCTGAAGCCAAAGCAGAGGAAAGAAGAGCGATGGCGGTTGCAGAAGAGCAAGAAATGAAAGCCAAAGCACAAGAAGCTAGAGCAAAAGTAATTGAAGCAGAGGCACAGGTTCCTCAAGCTATCGCTGAATCATTTAGAAGCGGTAATTTGGGAATTATGGATTACTACAGAATGCAAAATATTCAAGCTGATACTGACATGAGAGATTCAATATCCGGAAGTGATAAAGGATCAAGTTCGGCTAAAAAATCATCTGGCGGTAAAAAAGGAGATGATAAATAA
- the proS gene encoding proline--tRNA ligase, with amino-acid sequence MAKVLPKRSEDYSLWYNELVKKADLAENSAVRGCMIIKPYGFSIWEKMQRELDDMFKETGHQNAYFPLFIPKSYLSKEADHVEGFAKECAVVTHYRLKNDENGKGIVVDPDAKLEEELIVRPTSETIIWNTYKTWVQSYRDLPLLVNQWANVVRWEMRTRLFLRTAEFLWQEGHTAHATKQEAIEETETMINVYAEFAEEFMALPVIKGLKSESERFAGAMETYCIEGLMQDGKALQAGTSHFLGQNFAKAFDVKFATKEGKQEFVWGTSWGVSTRLMGALVMAHSDDEGLVLPPRLAPIQVVIVPIFKTEEEQNKIAEVAEKLKKTLKKKRISVKFDDRDTHKPGFKFAEWELKGVPLRIAIGPRDLANGTVELARRDTKEKQTVNIEGIESTIENTLELIQNNIYKKALDFRTSNTYKVDSYEEFKSQLEKTGGFISAHWDGTAETEEKIKEETKATIRCIPLDAKEENGKCIYSGKPSNKRVLFAKAY; translated from the coding sequence ATGGCGAAAGTATTACCAAAAAGAAGTGAAGATTATTCACTATGGTACAATGAATTAGTGAAAAAAGCAGATTTGGCTGAAAATTCTGCAGTAAGAGGGTGCATGATTATAAAACCTTATGGATTTTCAATTTGGGAAAAAATGCAAAGAGAATTGGATGATATGTTCAAAGAAACAGGACATCAGAATGCTTATTTCCCTCTATTTATTCCTAAATCATATTTAAGCAAGGAGGCAGATCATGTTGAAGGTTTTGCTAAAGAATGTGCAGTTGTTACTCATTACCGATTAAAAAATGATGAAAATGGGAAAGGAATTGTAGTAGATCCTGATGCAAAACTGGAAGAAGAGCTCATTGTTAGGCCTACCTCAGAGACCATAATCTGGAACACCTACAAAACCTGGGTGCAATCATATCGAGACTTACCATTACTAGTCAATCAATGGGCAAATGTAGTAAGATGGGAAATGAGAACTCGCTTGTTTTTAAGAACAGCTGAATTCTTGTGGCAAGAGGGCCATACCGCTCATGCTACCAAGCAAGAGGCTATTGAAGAAACTGAAACAATGATTAACGTATATGCCGAATTCGCAGAAGAATTTATGGCTTTACCAGTAATCAAAGGTTTAAAATCTGAAAGTGAAAGGTTTGCAGGTGCCATGGAAACCTATTGCATTGAAGGATTAATGCAAGATGGAAAAGCCTTACAGGCAGGCACTTCTCACTTCTTAGGTCAAAATTTTGCCAAAGCCTTTGATGTAAAATTTGCTACGAAGGAAGGAAAACAAGAGTTTGTTTGGGGTACTTCCTGGGGCGTAAGTACTCGATTGATGGGCGCATTGGTTATGGCTCATTCTGATGATGAAGGATTGGTTTTGCCACCAAGATTGGCACCAATACAGGTCGTTATAGTTCCTATCTTCAAAACAGAAGAAGAACAAAATAAAATAGCTGAAGTAGCTGAAAAGCTAAAAAAGACATTAAAAAAGAAAAGGATTTCTGTAAAGTTTGACGATAGAGATACTCATAAGCCTGGATTTAAGTTTGCAGAATGGGAATTGAAAGGAGTTCCATTAAGAATTGCCATTGGCCCTAGAGATTTGGCTAATGGTACGGTAGAATTAGCAAGAAGAGACACTAAAGAAAAGCAAACCGTTAATATCGAGGGTATTGAATCCACTATTGAGAACACATTAGAATTGATTCAAAACAATATCTATAAAAAAGCTTTAGATTTTAGAACTTCCAATACCTATAAAGTAGATTCTTATGAGGAGTTTAAATCTCAACTCGAGAAAACAGGTGGTTTCATCAGTGCACATTGGGATGGGACTGCAGAAACTGAGGAAAAAATAAAAGAAGAAACTAAAGCCACAATCCGCTGTATTCCGTTGGACGCTAAAGAAGAAAATGGAAAATGCATTTATTCAGGTAAGCCTTCAAATAAAAGAGTGCTTTTTGCAAAAGCTTACTGA
- a CDS encoding BT_3928 family protein: MKVIIDIVRYIVGGLFIFSGLVKVVDPVGTAIKLEEYFAVFAGDIASFFSVFEPYALVIGIILNVLEVTLGVALIIRWRVKYTMNLLSIMIVFFTFLTFYTAYFNKVTDCGCFGDAITLTPWQSFTKDIILVVLIGFLYLNIKKIKESTFAAKNIIVICVTGISFLLCIYAVRHLPPIDFRAYKIGTHIPSAMQAKESPKFQYTFEKNGEKLKSFDYKSEEDGYKLVGHAVINEEASTPKITDFATWNESGDKTDMVLSGKKLWIVAYDISNSNTEGLIDVNDLISRLSPGIEPIILTSSSAEDVLQVRARRGMKTDFYYADATVLKTIIRSNPGLVLVEDGTVKAKWHFNDVPDPIDITEKLK, translated from the coding sequence ATGAAAGTAATAATCGATATTGTTAGGTATATAGTAGGTGGCTTATTCATTTTCAGCGGCCTGGTAAAGGTCGTTGATCCAGTTGGAACTGCCATAAAACTGGAAGAGTATTTTGCCGTTTTTGCCGGTGATATTGCTTCCTTCTTCTCCGTATTCGAGCCCTATGCATTAGTTATTGGAATCATTTTAAATGTATTGGAAGTGACCTTAGGAGTTGCTTTGATTATTCGATGGAGAGTTAAATACACCATGAACCTATTAAGCATAATGATTGTATTCTTTACTTTTCTGACATTCTATACAGCATATTTCAATAAAGTAACAGATTGCGGATGCTTCGGTGATGCTATAACCTTAACCCCTTGGCAATCATTCACTAAAGACATTATTTTAGTTGTGCTTATTGGTTTCTTATATCTAAATATCAAAAAGATTAAGGAAAGTACATTTGCTGCAAAGAACATTATAGTAATCTGTGTTACAGGCATAAGTTTTCTACTTTGCATTTATGCAGTCAGGCATTTGCCACCAATCGATTTTAGAGCCTATAAAATAGGTACACATATACCTAGTGCAATGCAAGCCAAAGAAAGTCCGAAATTTCAATATACCTTTGAAAAAAATGGAGAAAAGCTTAAGTCTTTTGACTACAAATCTGAAGAGGACGGCTATAAACTGGTTGGTCATGCAGTAATTAATGAAGAGGCCTCAACTCCTAAAATCACTGATTTTGCCACTTGGAATGAATCTGGGGATAAGACAGATATGGTTTTGAGCGGAAAAAAGTTGTGGATAGTAGCTTATGATATTTCAAATTCAAACACGGAAGGTTTAATTGACGTAAATGATTTGATTTCAAGATTAAGTCCAGGAATTGAACCAATAATTTTGACATCATCGTCTGCGGAGGATGTCTTGCAAGTTAGAGCTCGAAGAGGGATGAAAACTGATTTCTATTATGCTGATGCTACCGTTTTAAAAACAATTATTCGTTCAAACCCTGGTCTGGTATTAGTGGAAGACGGGACTGTTAAAGCCAAATGGCACTTTAATGACGTCCCTGATCCTATTGACATCACTGAAAAATTAAAATAA
- a CDS encoding glycosyltransferase, translating to MKPRKILFICPYPFDEAPSQRFRYEQYLNIIKNEAYAFRLAPFLNLKAWKILYKSGNSAKKIAWLIISFIKRFLLLFQLHSYEFIFIHREASPVGPPFFEWIVRFIWRKKIIYDFDDAIWLEDPGEKGSLKAVLKWKSKVRNICKWSYKVSCGNEYLAEFAKKYNDKVVVNPTTIDTTYHRALEKKDSEKTVIGWTGTHSTLQYLKLVLPVLDQLSTNYDFELLVISNQKPDFDVHYMRFIPWSKRSEIEDLNKIDIGIMPLSNDIWSQGKCGFKLLQYMAVKKPIVGSPVGVNEKLLTESRAGYSATNEKEWTQKLSDLIEDYNLRNQLGKKGREYVEKNYSVLSNKNIFLGLMK from the coding sequence ATGAAGCCTCGTAAAATACTTTTTATTTGCCCCTACCCTTTTGATGAAGCTCCTAGTCAGCGTTTTCGATATGAGCAATATCTCAACATCATAAAAAATGAAGCATATGCATTTCGATTAGCCCCATTTTTAAATCTTAAAGCCTGGAAAATCCTCTATAAATCAGGAAATAGCGCCAAAAAAATAGCATGGCTTATCATATCTTTTATCAAACGCTTTTTATTGTTATTTCAGCTTCATTCTTATGAGTTTATATTTATCCATAGAGAAGCATCTCCAGTAGGCCCGCCCTTTTTTGAATGGATTGTTCGCTTTATATGGAGAAAAAAAATCATCTATGATTTCGATGATGCAATTTGGCTAGAAGACCCTGGCGAAAAAGGTAGCTTAAAAGCAGTTTTAAAATGGAAATCGAAAGTCAGAAATATCTGTAAGTGGAGCTATAAGGTGAGTTGTGGGAACGAATATTTAGCTGAATTTGCCAAAAAATACAATGATAAAGTTGTAGTTAATCCAACTACTATAGATACAACTTACCACCGAGCTTTGGAAAAAAAAGACTCCGAAAAAACCGTTATTGGTTGGACTGGAACGCATTCTACACTCCAATATTTAAAACTAGTCCTACCTGTTTTAGATCAACTCTCGACTAATTATGACTTTGAATTGTTGGTAATTTCCAACCAAAAGCCTGATTTTGATGTCCATTACATGCGGTTTATACCATGGAGTAAAAGGTCAGAGATAGAAGACTTAAATAAAATAGATATCGGTATCATGCCACTAAGCAATGATATTTGGAGTCAGGGAAAATGTGGTTTTAAATTATTGCAATATATGGCAGTTAAAAAACCTATTGTGGGATCACCGGTCGGAGTTAATGAAAAATTACTTACAGAAAGCAGAGCTGGGTATTCTGCAACAAATGAAAAGGAATGGACACAGAAATTATCAGATCTAATAGAAGACTATAATTTACGAAATCAGTTAGGAAAAAAAGGTCGAGAGTATGTTGAGA
- the folP gene encoding dihydropteroate synthase: MDFSVPKVMGIINATPDSFYDGGKNVDVSKALKTVNAMLVDGANIIDVGGYSTKPNASEVSLEEERRRVIPLISSLIREFPDLVISIDTFRSEVAHEAVESGASLINDVSGGNLDDKMFHTVSKLAVPYILMHMRGTPATMQSLSSYHHLIKDVVLELSEKIKKLRSLQINDIIIDPGFGFAKTLDQNYEMLNNLSYFKVLECPLLVGVSRKSMIYRLLGTEAKEALNGTTALNMAALMNGANILRVHDVKEAIETVKIFNKLKN; the protein is encoded by the coding sequence ATGGATTTTTCTGTTCCAAAGGTAATGGGCATTATCAATGCTACTCCAGACTCCTTTTACGATGGTGGCAAAAACGTAGATGTAAGTAAGGCATTGAAAACGGTAAATGCAATGCTGGTAGATGGCGCCAATATTATTGATGTAGGCGGCTATTCGACCAAACCAAATGCATCAGAAGTTTCTTTAGAAGAAGAACGAAGAAGAGTGATTCCTCTTATTAGTAGTTTAATCCGAGAATTTCCAGATCTCGTAATTTCTATAGATACATTTAGGTCTGAAGTCGCACATGAAGCTGTGGAATCAGGAGCCTCTTTGATTAATGATGTATCTGGGGGCAATTTGGATGATAAAATGTTTCATACTGTCAGTAAACTTGCTGTACCATACATTTTAATGCATATGCGAGGAACACCTGCTACTATGCAGTCCTTAAGTAGTTATCATCATTTAATTAAAGATGTTGTACTGGAATTAAGTGAAAAAATTAAAAAGTTGCGTTCTTTGCAAATTAATGATATTATTATTGATCCAGGTTTTGGATTTGCTAAAACACTCGATCAGAATTATGAAATGCTTAATAATTTATCCTATTTTAAAGTATTAGAATGTCCATTATTAGTGGGCGTGTCACGAAAGTCAATGATTTATAGACTTTTGGGAACAGAAGCGAAAGAAGCTTTGAATGGAACTACCGCGCTAAATATGGCCGCACTAATGAATGGAGCCAATATTTTGCGAGTTCATGATGTCAAAGAAGCAATTGAGACAGTTAAAATATTTAATAAGCTAAAAAATTGA
- a CDS encoding PhzF family phenazine biosynthesis protein: MAKTIKFKLIDVFTSEPFGGNPLAIFDNAEGLSAEQMQKIAKELNLSESVFLNKPSAEADIKMRIFTPGMELPTAGHPTIGTSYYLLKEKGIKPKKANELLLEQNIGKIKVQFEQHDMEISKILMEQPLPKFEQSFKDKKLVASLLSVEEEEISKDFPCRIVNCGNPFLMVPIQTLNSVKNLKLNNELFTEILDEIFITGVMAFTMETEDKNHLTHSRMFAPHIGVPEDPATGSAHGPLASYIHNYNIADLSELSIGEQGYEMGRPSQIKMQIVQEDGKISKVLVGGSCVHMGTGEIRIPE, from the coding sequence ATGGCTAAGACAATAAAATTTAAGCTTATTGATGTTTTTACTTCAGAGCCTTTTGGCGGAAACCCACTGGCAATTTTCGATAATGCCGAAGGCTTGAGTGCTGAACAAATGCAAAAAATAGCAAAAGAATTAAATTTATCGGAATCAGTTTTCTTGAACAAACCTAGTGCCGAAGCTGATATTAAAATGCGAATTTTCACGCCTGGAATGGAATTGCCCACTGCCGGTCACCCTACAATTGGCACTTCATATTACTTATTAAAAGAAAAAGGAATAAAGCCTAAGAAAGCTAATGAACTATTGCTAGAACAAAATATTGGAAAGATTAAGGTCCAATTCGAGCAGCACGATATGGAGATTTCTAAAATACTAATGGAGCAACCATTACCTAAATTTGAACAGAGCTTCAAAGACAAAAAACTTGTTGCCTCGCTTCTTTCAGTTGAAGAAGAGGAGATTTCAAAAGATTTTCCCTGCAGAATAGTGAATTGTGGAAATCCATTTTTAATGGTTCCAATTCAAACATTAAATTCAGTAAAAAACCTAAAACTAAACAATGAGCTTTTTACTGAGATTTTAGATGAAATTTTTATCACGGGTGTAATGGCTTTCACTATGGAAACGGAGGATAAAAATCATCTGACTCATAGCCGTATGTTTGCACCCCATATTGGAGTACCTGAAGACCCTGCAACAGGAAGCGCCCACGGTCCTTTAGCCTCTTATATACATAACTACAACATTGCTGATTTAAGTGAATTATCCATTGGTGAACAGGGATACGAAATGGGTAGGCCAAGCCAAATAAAAATGCAGATAGTGCAGGAAGACGGAAAAATATCCAAAGTTTTAGTAGGTGGATCATGTGTTCACATGGGGACTGGAGAAATCAGGATACCAGAATAA
- a CDS encoding shikimate kinase, which translates to MRYFLVGLPGSGKSHWGKIWSEKIKLPFFDLDDIIENNEGFPITEIFKSEGEDYFRNLESFYLEKLADNYQAMMLSTGGGTPCFNNNMELMNKKGSTIFLNPPLQLIAKRIWDPAKNTRPLFSHCNKQADIFNKLEQLKNKRFDYYNKATHHLKDWDETTIQALS; encoded by the coding sequence ATGCGCTATTTCCTAGTAGGATTGCCAGGAAGTGGGAAAAGTCATTGGGGAAAAATATGGTCGGAAAAAATCAAACTTCCTTTTTTTGATTTGGATGATATCATTGAAAATAATGAAGGTTTTCCTATAACTGAAATTTTCAAAAGCGAAGGTGAAGATTATTTTCGCAATCTAGAATCTTTTTACCTGGAGAAATTGGCCGATAATTATCAAGCCATGATGCTCTCAACAGGAGGAGGTACACCATGCTTCAATAATAATATGGAGTTAATGAATAAAAAAGGCTCAACAATATTTCTTAACCCTCCACTACAGCTTATAGCAAAAAGAATATGGGATCCAGCAAAAAACACCAGACCTCTTTTTTCGCATTGCAATAAGCAAGCAGATATTTTCAATAAATTAGAACAACTGAAAAACAAAAGATTTGATTATTATAACAAAGCAACTCATCACCTAAAAGACTGGGATGAAACAACTATACAGGCGCTTTCTTAA
- a CDS encoding DUF1599 domain-containing protein yields MMTQTESEYKQVIALCKDVFEKKTKDYGTAWRILRLPSITDQLFIKAQRIRSIQEKGAQKIDEDIKNEFIGIINYSIIAIIQESLSVDAPLEIPVEDLMPKYEAVAEETLQLLINKNHDYGEAWRDMRISSITDIILMKLYRVKQIEDNQGKTLMSEPVKANYQDMINYAVFCLIKLDEIN; encoded by the coding sequence TTGATGACACAAACCGAGAGCGAATATAAGCAAGTTATTGCGCTGTGTAAAGATGTTTTCGAAAAGAAAACCAAAGATTATGGTACAGCATGGAGAATTTTAAGATTACCATCCATAACAGACCAATTATTCATTAAAGCGCAGAGAATAAGATCAATTCAGGAAAAAGGGGCTCAAAAGATTGATGAAGATATTAAGAATGAATTTATTGGAATTATTAATTATAGCATAATAGCAATAATTCAAGAATCGCTTTCGGTTGATGCTCCGCTTGAAATACCCGTTGAAGACCTGATGCCGAAATATGAAGCCGTTGCTGAGGAAACTTTGCAATTACTAATAAATAAAAATCATGACTATGGCGAGGCTTGGCGAGATATGAGGATAAGCTCTATAACAGACATTATTTTAATGAAACTTTATAGAGTGAAACAAATAGAAGACAATCAGGGTAAAACACTCATGTCCGAACCGGTCAAAGCCAATTATCAGGACATGATTAATTATGCAGTTTTTTGCTTAATCAAATTAGATGAAATTAATTAA
- a CDS encoding OmpP1/FadL family transporter — translation MKTLKYFSLIFIGLLYSFNSLGQVPLYTADAVRFSQTDGGGSARFVALGGANVSLGGDISSISGNPAGLGFYNRSTWAISPVLRIGDFSAEYEGQNNQNMGGNFQIPNMGMVFHNRYEEYAGSKWISGTFGIAINQKQSFYNNINYRGTVEQGNDGFIYDFTESSLFPFLTDNGFREFNFRNEIEDVANSDTYTYLAYQTYLLQTFTTNDDTFIVDRYDYDGNTDGYLTQSVNHRENIDSYSGLTTLDLSYGANYNDVLYLGAALNVNFLNYRQVRNFRETPDNSLLNYMELNEETIISGTGAAFTIGGIFKPINILNLGFSYTTPTFISMTETQEISMESFFIYNPETDEEDVSYEEEVLNEVPAYSLRLPQKVSVGATAFLSKYGFVTADLEYVDYSSARYSSTNGAFGGDAPDVGSELQNTFNLRLGVEGRWNILRARAGFAYFDNPYRSFDHNRQSISGGVGIIRKSGFFVDATYTVSSLTNPNITAYAGSDIITSESNISNVRITLGKNF, via the coding sequence ATGAAAACGCTCAAATATTTTTCCCTAATATTTATAGGGTTGTTATATTCATTCAATTCTTTGGGGCAAGTCCCACTTTATACCGCTGATGCTGTGAGGTTCAGTCAGACTGATGGCGGAGGTTCTGCAAGATTTGTAGCATTGGGGGGCGCAAATGTCTCCTTAGGTGGCGATATAAGTAGTATTTCAGGTAATCCTGCAGGTTTAGGTTTCTATAATCGGTCGACTTGGGCAATTTCACCTGTATTAAGAATTGGCGACTTCAGCGCTGAATACGAAGGACAAAACAACCAAAATATGGGGGGTAACTTTCAAATCCCAAATATGGGAATGGTTTTTCATAATAGGTATGAAGAATATGCTGGATCAAAATGGATATCAGGTACATTTGGTATTGCTATTAATCAAAAGCAGAGCTTTTACAATAATATAAATTATAGAGGCACGGTCGAACAGGGAAACGATGGCTTCATATATGATTTTACTGAAAGCTCTTTATTTCCGTTCCTGACGGATAATGGATTTAGAGAATTTAATTTTAGAAATGAAATCGAAGATGTAGCAAATTCCGATACTTACACCTATTTAGCTTATCAGACTTATTTGTTGCAGACTTTTACTACAAATGATGATACATTTATTGTTGATAGGTATGATTATGATGGAAATACTGACGGTTACTTGACACAGTCTGTTAATCACAGAGAAAATATAGATAGTTATAGTGGTTTAACCACCTTAGATTTGTCTTATGGCGCCAATTACAATGATGTACTTTATTTAGGAGCAGCTCTTAATGTAAACTTTCTTAATTATCGTCAAGTTAGAAATTTTAGGGAGACACCGGACAACAGCTTGTTAAACTATATGGAGCTAAATGAGGAGACCATTATTTCAGGCACTGGAGCTGCCTTTACGATTGGTGGTATTTTTAAGCCTATAAATATTTTGAATTTAGGCTTCTCCTACACAACTCCAACATTTATTTCTATGACAGAAACTCAAGAAATATCAATGGAAAGCTTCTTTATATATAATCCTGAAACAGATGAGGAAGATGTTAGCTATGAAGAGGAAGTACTAAATGAAGTCCCAGCTTATAGCTTAAGATTACCACAGAAGGTATCTGTAGGCGCTACTGCATTTTTATCTAAGTACGGTTTTGTAACGGCTGATTTAGAGTATGTAGATTATTCCTCGGCTAGGTATAGCAGTACGAATGGAGCATTTGGCGGTGATGCCCCTGATGTTGGAAGTGAATTGCAAAATACATTTAATTTGAGGTTAGGAGTAGAGGGCAGGTGGAATATATTAAGAGCAAGAGCTGGTTTTGCATATTTCGATAACCCCTACAGAAGCTTTGATCACAATAGACAGTCTATTTCGGGAGGTGTGGGAATAATAAGAAAAAGCGGCTTTTTTGTAGATGCCACTTACACTGTAAGTAGTTTAACCAACCCCAATATTACTGCATATGCAGGAAGCGATATTATAACATCAGAATCAAATATTTCAAATGTTAGGATTACGCTAGGAAAGAATTTCTAG
- a CDS encoding NfeD family protein, giving the protein MIGIIFLILAGLLLIIAELIFVPGTTFVGVIGLLLTIVGIFMVFDDYGNVAGYWTVAGTALVTILGIVYSFKSNSWDRFSLKSSIKSKVNDEDIFSFQVGEKGKTVSDLKPIGKAEIFGKIYEVRSKGEWIGAGQEIQIIRIDSKRIFVEPIK; this is encoded by the coding sequence ATGATAGGAATTATTTTTCTAATCCTTGCTGGTTTACTGCTAATAATTGCCGAATTGATTTTTGTACCTGGTACAACTTTCGTGGGCGTAATTGGTCTTCTGCTCACTATTGTGGGGATTTTCATGGTTTTTGATGACTATGGAAATGTTGCAGGCTATTGGACCGTTGCAGGTACTGCTCTAGTTACAATCCTTGGAATTGTTTACAGTTTTAAATCCAATTCTTGGGATCGGTTTTCTTTAAAATCAAGCATTAAAAGTAAGGTGAATGATGAAGATATATTCTCTTTTCAAGTAGGTGAAAAAGGAAAAACAGTTTCCGATTTAAAACCAATTGGAAAAGCCGAAATTTTTGGCAAGATTTACGAGGTCAGAAGCAAGGGAGAGTGGATCGGTGCTGGGCAAGAAATTCAAATAATTAGAATAGATTCAAAACGAATATTTGTAGAACCAATTAAATAA
- the cdaA gene encoding diadenylate cyclase CdaA codes for MILGFTIGFLEVSLVDVLDIALVSFLLFQVYNLMRGSVAVRIFVGFLSLYLIYLVVRAAEMELLSAILGQFMGVGVIAAIILFQQEIRKFLLLLGKTTSFNSENGFLSNLPWKKRKRADEFNITPLIEASKSLGGTNTGALIVLSKGSELKFYSESGDLIDAIVSKRLLISIFNKTSPLHDGAVIIYKGRIKAARCVLPVSEKDVPAQFGLRHKAAIGMSEATDTIVLIVSEETGQLSVARNGTIYHNLSNQEIRSKINDYLTEDKKKKQKEDKRENTEQETVQ; via the coding sequence TTGATTTTAGGTTTTACCATAGGGTTTTTAGAAGTTAGTTTGGTGGATGTCTTGGATATTGCACTTGTCAGCTTTTTGCTGTTTCAAGTGTATAATCTGATGCGCGGTAGTGTTGCAGTAAGAATTTTTGTCGGCTTTTTATCTCTGTACTTAATCTATTTGGTTGTAAGAGCGGCAGAAATGGAATTGTTATCAGCTATTTTAGGACAGTTCATGGGGGTTGGAGTGATTGCTGCCATTATTTTATTTCAACAGGAAATTCGTAAATTTTTACTCTTGTTAGGAAAGACTACTTCCTTCAACTCCGAAAATGGTTTTTTATCCAATCTCCCATGGAAAAAACGCAAAAGAGCTGATGAATTTAATATAACTCCTTTAATAGAGGCTTCCAAGTCATTGGGAGGTACCAATACAGGTGCTTTGATCGTGCTTTCGAAAGGCTCGGAATTGAAGTTTTATTCTGAATCTGGTGATTTAATTGATGCAATTGTTTCTAAAAGATTATTGATATCTATTTTCAACAAAACAAGCCCATTACACGATGGTGCTGTAATCATATATAAAGGAAGAATAAAAGCAGCAAGATGTGTCTTGCCTGTTTCAGAGAAGGATGTGCCAGCTCAATTTGGATTGCGTCATAAAGCTGCAATTGGTATGTCGGAGGCTACTGATACTATTGTTTTGATAGTTTCAGAAGAAACGGGGCAATTGTCTGTTGCTAGAAATGGGACAATTTACCATAACCTATCAAATCAGGAAATCAGGTCAAAAATAAATGACTACCTAACAGAAGATAAAAAGAAAAAGCAAAAAGAAGACAAAAGAGAAAACACCGAACAAGAGACTGTTCAATAG